A stretch of Chionomys nivalis chromosome 2, mChiNiv1.1, whole genome shotgun sequence DNA encodes these proteins:
- the Psmc4 gene encoding 26S proteasome regulatory subunit 6B, giving the protein MEEIGILVEKVQDEIPALSVSRPQTGLSFLGPEPEDLEDLYSRYKKLQQELEFLEVQEEYIKDEQKNLKKEFLHAQEEVKRIQSIPLVIGQFLEAVDQNTAIVGSTTGSNYYVRILSTIDRELLKPNASVALHKHSNALVDVLPPEADSSIMMLTSDQKPDVMYADIGGMDIQKQEVREAVELPLTHFELYKQIGIDPPRGVLMYGPPGCGKTMLAKAVAHHTTAAFIRVVGSEFVQKYLGEGPRMVRDVFRLAKENAPAIIFIDEIDAIATKRFDAQTGADREVQRILLELLNQMDGFDQNVNVKVIMATNRADTLDPALLRPGRLDRKIEFPLPDRRQKRLIFSTITSKMNLSEEVDLEDYVARPDKISGADINSICQESGMLAVRENRYIVLAKDFEKAYKTVIKKDEQEHEFYK; this is encoded by the exons ATGGAGGAGATAGGCATTTTGGTGGAGAAGGTTCAG GATGAGATCCCAGCACTGTCTGTGTCTCGGCCCCAGACTGGCCTGTCCTTTCTGGGGCCTGAGCCTGAGGACCTGGAAGACCTGTACAGCCGCTACAAG aagctgcagcaggagctggagttcCTGGAGGTCCAGGAAGAGTACATCAAAGACGAGCAGAAGAATCTGAAGAAAGAATTCCTCCACGCCCAGGAGGAAGTAAAGCGAATCCAGAGCATCCCATTGGTCATTGGCCAGTTTCTGGAGGCTGTGGATCAGAACACAGCCATTGTGGGCTCGACCACAG GTTCTAACTATTATGTGCGCATCCTAAGTACCATTGACCGGGAGCTGCTCAAGCCCAATGCCTCCGTGGCCTTGCACAAACACAGCAACGCGCTGGTGGACGTGCTGCCTCCCGAGGCCGACAGCAGCATCATGATGCTCACCTCAGACCAGAAGCCAGATGTGATGTACGCGGATATCGGAGGCATGGACATCCAGAAGCAGGAGGTGCGGGAGGCCGTGGAGCTCCCGCTCACACACTTCGAGCTCTACAAGCAG aTCGGCATCGACCCTCCCCGGGGAGTCCTCATGTACGGCCCACCTGGCTGTGGGAAGACAATGTTGGCAAAGGCTGTGGCACATCACACGACAG CTGCATTTATCCGTGTGGTGGGCTCAGAGTTTGTACAGAAGTACCTAGGTGAGGGTCCCCGGATGGTCCGGGATGTGTTCCGCCTGGCCAAGGAGAATGCACCTGCCATCATCTTCATCGATGAGATTGATGCCATTGCTACCAAGAGATTCGATGCCCAGACAGGAG CTGACAGGGAGGTTCAGAGGATCCTGCTGGAGCTGCTGAATCAAATGGATGGATTTGACCAAAACGTCAACGTGAAG GTAATCATGGCCACAAACAGAGCAGACACCTTAGATCCAGCTCTACTGCGGCCAGGACGCTTGGACCGCAAAATTGAATTCCCACTCCCTGACCGTCGCCAGAAGAGGTTGATTTTCTCCACCATCACCAGTAAGATGAACCTCTCTGAGGAGGTAGACCTGGAAGACT ATGTGGCCCGGCCAGATAAGATTTCAGGAgccgacatcaactcaatctgtcAGGAG AGTGGAATGTTGGCTGTCCGTGAGAACCGCTACATTGTCCTGGCCAAGGACTTCGAGAAAGCCTACAAGACTGTGATCAAGAAAGATGAGCAGGAACATGAGTTTTACAAATGA